Within Bradymonas sediminis, the genomic segment TTAAGTAGCACTTTAAGGTGCGGTTGGAAGACTTGGGCGCGTGCCACCGAATATACCGACTTCGAGGAAAAGAAGATGCCGAATATTGTAGAAGGAAATTTAGTTGCTGTAGGCAAACGCTTTGCCATCGTCGCTGCGCGTTGGAATGATATCTTTTCCGACAAGCTTGTCTCCGGCGCGTGCGATGCTTTGGTGCGCCACGGGGTCGATGATGATGATATCACGATTTTCCGCTGCCCCGGTTGCTTCGAACTGCCGCAGGTCGCCGCGCGCGCTGCCGAGAGCGGAAAATACGACGCGATTATCTGCCTGGGCGTGTTGATCCGCGGTGGAACACCGCATTTCGATTATATCGCATCGCAGGCGACCCGAGGAATCGGCACGGTCGCACAGGATTACCCGATCCCGGTCAGCTACGGCGTTTTAACCTGCGACAATCTCGAGCAAGCGATTGAGCGTAGTGGCTCGAAAGCGGGCAATAAGGGTGTCGAGGCCGCGTTGGCCGCCCTTGAAATGGCAAATCTTTTTGAGCAAATGGAAACCTCCGAATGACTTCATTGCCGAGCGAAAAATTAAGAAAGGCCCGAGAGGCCGCCCTCTGGGCGTTGTACGGCATGGACCTCGCCCAGGTATTCTGGGCGGGTGAGCTCGACGAGTTCTTCCCGATCGCGGTCGACCAGGACGCCGAGCTTCATGAGGTGCGCAAGGACGTCCAGGCGCGCGTCAGCGGCGTGGTTGTCAAGCGTGCCGAGCTCGACGACGAGATTCGTCGTCTGAGCCCGCGTTGGCGCATCGAGCGCATGGCGATCATCGACCGTAACCTGCTGCGCCTGGGGATCTGGGAGCTGCTGGAGCGCAAGACTTCCCCCATCATCGTCATCAACGCATGCGTCGAGCTCGCCAAAGATTATGGTGAGAAGAACACCCCGGCGTTCATCAACGGCCTGCTGGATCAGCTATGCAAAGACCACGGCATCGAAATCTCGCAGCAACCTTCCTGACGCCGGTGGCGCGTGGGAGGGCTTTAGCCTTTCTTTTGCTCCTCGCCCTGGTCTCCGTGACCGGGTGTCGCGATGATTCGGGCCGGGAGAACGCGCGCCAGGCGGCCGAATATCGCCGCGCCCTGGACTCCAGTGGCAAGCGTGTGCTGATCGTGGACGCCGATGGCGAGCGTGTGGCGAAATTGCGCAAGCGCCGCGGCCAGATCAAGGTCTATGGCGACGATCTCAAGGCCCTTGGTTATGTGCGGTGGGATCGTCCTAAGCCTGCTGCGCCGACCTCGGCCAGCAATGGCCCGTTTGGTGTTCGCGTCAAAGCCCTCGGCTCAGAGGATATTCTTGAGATCATCGCGGTGGATGGGTCGAGCGAGGCGCCGCGAGTCTTCGAACTTCCGGGGCGCTTTCGCATCGTTATGCAACCGCCAGCTGCCGGTTCCGAGGCTCATCGCTCTTGGAAAATCCTGGGCCCCGAAGGCGAGTTACTCGGAATATTTAACAGATCCGGGGACGCCGAGTGGCAATTATTAACGGATCTCATACAGGGCGGGGCAGGCGAGGGGGTGGCGGAATTTGAGGCGGATTATCGCGTCAAAGAGGTCGACTCTGGCGCCGAGCGTTTAGAATTGCGCCGTGACGGGAAAGTCGTCGCCTCCATTCGTTTTGGGGAACTCTCCGCGCTCGAATTCTTAGCGCTTAAGCTCGATAAGTTGCCTGCGCTTGAGCGTGTTTCGGTGGGCGTGTGGTTGGCCAATAACGCCTCCTGAGCGGTGGCACGTGGTGAAATTTCGCGTTAACGCGCCATCTTAGCTTGATCTTGACGCATACGCGCATAGTTTTGTGCCGCATGTCGAAAGGCTAAAATTTCGACCTATTCGCTCATTATTTTGATTTTCTGTAGTCCGCAGCGAGGCCTAAATCGTGTCCGTAGAATTTGAGGATTATTATAAGGTTTTAAACGTCGACCGCGGCGCATCTCAGGACGAGATCCAGAAGGCGTATCGCAAACTTGCGCGCAAATATCACCCGGACGTGAGCAAGGAAGCCGACGCGGAAGAGAAGTTTAAGAAGGTCAACGAGGCCCATGAGGTGCTCAAGGACCCGGAGTCGCGCAAGAAGTACGACCAGCTTGGCAAGGATTGGAAGAAATATCAGAGCGCCGACGGCTTTCGTCCGCCCCCCGGCTGGGGCGGCGGCGCGGGGGTGCACGGCTTCGAGGATATTTTTGGCGGGCAGGGTGGCGGCCAGCCCGATTTCAGCGACTTCTTCAATACATTCTTCGGCGGTGGGCGCCCGGGCGGCGCCTCGGCGGGGCCCGGGCCGGGGTTCAACTTCGAAGGCTTCGGCGGGCACGGTGGCCAGCGCCGGGTGCGCCCGCAAAAGGGGCGCTCGGTCGAGGCGGTCGTGCATGTCACGCTCGAAGAAGTCGCCAGCGGCGCGGAGCGCGAGATCGTGCTGCCCATGCGCGAGCGACTCCCCGACGGGCGCGTGGTGGAGCAGAATAAAAGCTACAAGGTAAAGATCCCCGCAGGCACCACCGACGGTACGGTGATCCGCCTGGCCGGGCAGGGCGAGGAAGGCGTGGGAGGCGGCAAGGCCGGGGATCTTCGGCTGCGCGTGGAGCTCACCAAGCACCCGCTTTTTGAGGTCGACGAGCATGACCTGACCACCGATATTTATCTGACGCCCTGGGAAGCAGCACTGGGCGCGCGCGTGAGCGTGAGGACGCTTGATGGCGCGGGCACGGTCTCGATTCCGCCCGGGTCCCAGAGCGGCTCGAAGCTTCGGTTGCGCGGCAAGGGTTTGCCGCGGCGCAAGGGCAAGAAGAATGGCGACCTCTTCGCCCGACTGCAAATCCGGGTGCCCGAGGAGCTCAGCGACCGAGAGCGCGAACTCTTCGAGTTGCTCCAGGCGGAGTCGAGCTTCAACCCCCGCGAAGACTAAGAGATGCTCCTAAATATCGGTGCGCGTTTATGAAACCCATGGAGCTTCGGTATTTAGGACACGCCGCGCTGCGCCTGCGCGCCGCGGACCAGACCACGCTGATCATCGACCCTTATAATCCGGGCGGGTTCTCGGGGCGCATGGGCTACGCGCCGATCCCGTATCATGCGGACGCGGTCGTCTGCTCGCACGCGCATCTGGACCACGCGGCGATTGATGACCTCCCAAATCGGCCGCATGTTATGGAGGGCGATGCCTGTTTTGGTCCGTTTGCGGTCCAGCGCCATCGCGCCTTCCACGATGAATATGAGGGTAGGCGCCGGGGCGGGGCGGTCGATATTCTGGAGATTCAGGTCGATGGGCTGCGCGTGGTCCATCTGTCAGACGTCGGCCATAGCCCGACACCCGCGCTCATCGAAGCGCTGCGCGCCCCGGATATCCTATGCCTGCCGGTGGGGGGGAACTTCACGATTGGGGCCGCTCAGGCCTACGAGTGGTTGCAGCGGCTCGCCCCCACGCGCTGCGTCCCGATTCACGCCAAAACCCCGCGTTGCCTCCTGGACCTGCTGGAGACGGGCGTCTTCGAGGCGTACATTCCCGCGACGCCATCCGACGCCATGGATCGGCAGATGGGCTCGTTTATTGAAGTCGATTCCGCTATGATTACCTTTGAGGAGTGGATCGCTGCTTTGGCTCCGGAGTGCTGAATCAGCGTGTCGGTTGGGGGTTTTCGAGCGAATTAGGCCGTACGGGAACAAAATCCCACTCCCAGGTTGTTCTTCAGAGTGCTTAGTCGAGGCCTCTACGGATGAATGAGCGAGACCCGAGGGTGACGTCATATGGATGTTCCACAATTTGAACAGGCAATATTGAAGCTGGCCTTTGAGACCGACGCGCGGATTACGACCGCATCGGTGGCCTATTATCTGGGCCTGCCGAGTCGGCGTTGCAATGAGCTATTAAATGCGTTGCTGGCCGAAGGGGTGTTGGAGTTGGACAGCGACGGCGAGGGCAACCTCTTCTACCGCGTCCCCAACAAACCCGCCGGCAGTGACGCCGTGATGGGCCAATTGCGCCAAGAGCGAGAGAATCCGTTCGCCGCCTCGAATCGACTGCTTATTGGGACATCAAATCCGGAAGACCAGGCCGCGGCTCAGAGCACGGGCGCATCGATGGTGCGCGCGCAAAACCAGCTCCCGTCGGGCGTTCGCTTTGTCTCGCCGGGCGATGACGAGGATAACTCCGAGCCGCTGCGCGTGCATGCTCACACCCGTGCGCCCGAGCCGTCCCTCGACACGCAACCAGGCTCCGGGAGTTGGGGCAGCGCCGCGTCGCCGTCGGGGCGCGAGAGACAGGCGAGTCCGCGCCGAACCCTTGAACCCCTGGCGGGCGTCGCCCGTCGCCACGCGCGCCCCGACGCGACGATCAACCGCTGCGGCGCCAGCCCGCTGCTCGTCTCGGACTCGGTGCGCTGCGACCCCAAACCCGTGGCCGCGCGTCGTCCCGTGCTGACAAGCTGCGCCGAGCCCAAAGCCGTGCACGCGCGCAAGCGCTCCACTCAGGCTGATGACTCGATCTGGGGGGCCAAGCCGGACCAGTGGCCTGTGGTGCACCCGTCTTCTCCACGGCGCGTCTTCGGGGAGTCCATCCCGAATCGTGCCACGATGCTTGCGTCGCGCCCCGGCGGCGGTGACCTGGCGATTCGCGATGACGCGCTCACCCAGCCCGAGCATCAGCCGGGCATGGCCCTGTTATTGAGTCTGATCCTCTGCGGAACCGGACAGATCTATAACGGAGAGGTCAGCAAGGGGATCATGATGATGGTGCTGTGCTTCCTGCTGTGGTTCGTGCTCTTGGGCTGGGTCGTTCATATCTGGTCGATCGTCGACTCGGTGGTGGTGGCCGAGCGGGTCAATCGCAGCAACGGTTAGGCCCACAGCAGTCCAGTGAGACCAATTGGCCGCCTGCCCGAAAGGGGCAGGCGGCCATTTTTTGTAGGCGCTCGCACTTTCTCGACGCATTCAACTTCATGTCTAGATTAGAGCATCCGTAGTATTTGCAATATGCGCTTGCGAGCACACTTTCTGCGTGGTACGCACAGCGCGCCAAATTTCGCCGGCGTGCACGGGACTCTGAGCCTGGTAAATACACGCCAAATACACACGCTTCTGGACTGCAGCCCCATGTGCCTCGAATGATCGAGGTGGGGATGGCGGAATGAAAGAGGCGGACGTTTTAACAAACCAACCGAGTAAAAGGAGAGTACCGATGGCAGAAATCACGATGAGAGACTTGTTGGAGGCCGGTGTTCATTTCGGTCACCAGACCAACCGTTGGAACCCGAAAATGGGTCGCTATATTTTCGGCGCCCGCAACGGCGTGCATATTGTCGACCTGAGCCAGACCGTGCGTTTGTTCGCGCGCGCTCAAGAGTTCATCGCCCGTATGTCCGCTGCTGGCGAGAGCATCATGTTCGTCGGCACCAAAAAGCAGGCTCAGGACGCGATTCGCGCCCAGGCCGAGCGCGCTGACCAATTCTACGTCGTCAACCGCTGGTTGGGTGGCACGTTGACGAACTGGAACACCATCTCGAAGTCCATCAACAAGCTCGAAGAGCTCGACAAGATGGCGCGCGACGGTTCCTACGGCAAATACACCAAAAAAGAAGTCCTTATGTTCGAGCGCGATCGTGAGCGTCTCGAGAATAACGTCGGCGGTATCCGCGGCATGAAGGGACTTCCGGGCGCGATGTTCGTCATCGACCCGCACAAAGAAGAGATCGCCATTAAAGAGGCGAACAAGCTTGGAATCCCGGTCGTCGCCGTCTGCGATACCAACTGCAACCCGGACGGAATCGACTATGTCATTCCGGGCAACGATGACGCGATTCGCGCGATTCGTCTTTTCGCGGGTGCGATCGCGGATGCCTGCCTCGAAGGCGGCAAAGCTGCAAGCGCCCGTCGCGAAGAGAGCGC encodes:
- the rpsB gene encoding 30S ribosomal protein S2; its protein translation is MAEITMRDLLEAGVHFGHQTNRWNPKMGRYIFGARNGVHIVDLSQTVRLFARAQEFIARMSAAGESIMFVGTKKQAQDAIRAQAERADQFYVVNRWLGGTLTNWNTISKSINKLEELDKMARDGSYGKYTKKEVLMFERDRERLENNVGGIRGMKGLPGAMFVIDPHKEEIAIKEANKLGIPVVAVCDTNCNPDGIDYVIPGNDDAIRAIRLFAGAIADACLEGGKAASARREESAREAARAAKDFHAAEAPAKGPEVQRIGEAADASKSAEG
- a CDS encoding DnaJ C-terminal domain-containing protein; translation: MSVEFEDYYKVLNVDRGASQDEIQKAYRKLARKYHPDVSKEADAEEKFKKVNEAHEVLKDPESRKKYDQLGKDWKKYQSADGFRPPPGWGGGAGVHGFEDIFGGQGGGQPDFSDFFNTFFGGGRPGGASAGPGPGFNFEGFGGHGGQRRVRPQKGRSVEAVVHVTLEEVASGAEREIVLPMRERLPDGRVVEQNKSYKVKIPAGTTDGTVIRLAGQGEEGVGGGKAGDLRLRVELTKHPLFEVDEHDLTTDIYLTPWEAALGARVSVRTLDGAGTVSIPPGSQSGSKLRLRGKGLPRRKGKKNGDLFARLQIRVPEELSDRERELFELLQAESSFNPRED
- a CDS encoding MBL fold metallo-hydrolase; translation: MKPMELRYLGHAALRLRAADQTTLIIDPYNPGGFSGRMGYAPIPYHADAVVCSHAHLDHAAIDDLPNRPHVMEGDACFGPFAVQRHRAFHDEYEGRRRGGAVDILEIQVDGLRVVHLSDVGHSPTPALIEALRAPDILCLPVGGNFTIGAAQAYEWLQRLAPTRCVPIHAKTPRCLLDLLETGVFEAYIPATPSDAMDRQMGSFIEVDSAMITFEEWIAALAPEC
- the ribE gene encoding 6,7-dimethyl-8-ribityllumazine synthase, translated to MPNIVEGNLVAVGKRFAIVAARWNDIFSDKLVSGACDALVRHGVDDDDITIFRCPGCFELPQVAARAAESGKYDAIICLGVLIRGGTPHFDYIASQATRGIGTVAQDYPIPVSYGVLTCDNLEQAIERSGSKAGNKGVEAALAALEMANLFEQMETSE
- the nusB gene encoding transcription antitermination factor NusB; protein product: MTSLPSEKLRKAREAALWALYGMDLAQVFWAGELDEFFPIAVDQDAELHEVRKDVQARVSGVVVKRAELDDEIRRLSPRWRIERMAIIDRNLLRLGIWELLERKTSPIIVINACVELAKDYGEKNTPAFINGLLDQLCKDHGIEISQQPS